The Drosophila bipectinata strain 14024-0381.07 chromosome 2L, DbipHiC1v2, whole genome shotgun sequence genome has a segment encoding these proteins:
- the LOC108126609 gene encoding lysosomal alpha-mannosidase-like: MINIHLVPHSHNDVGWLKTVDQSYYGYKNAIHHAAVQYILDNVVTELIKDPKRRFIQVETAFFAKWWKVQSETMRQVVRKLVNEGRFEFTGGAWSMNDEASVNYQEVIDQFTVGLKFLNETFGACARPRVGWQIDTFGHSREQAAIFANMGFDGQFFSRMDHNDKDTRLENLSMEMVWEASESLSGLELFSGLLYNFYSDTPGFCFDVLCDDEPIIDGKGPSNNVESRVDEFLDYAEEVSSHFQTNHIMIPMGGDFQYEDARMNYKNMDKLIRYVNERQANGSIYNIFYSTPSCYLNSLHRSLKSWPSKTLDFFPYAHESWSFWTGYFSSRPTQKRFVREGNQFLQVVKQLSLLAHLSSDQQTEDLDYLRQIMGVMQHHDAITGTERQAVSDDYDRLTYDAIVGAANNARDALRILTNLPDGEFESCLRLNISECAFTKDGADNVMVTFYNPLAHETSQYIRIPVLEENYEVTDERGNKVPSEILPVPWQVLALEHRPNNTQHELVFKATANKVANYFIKKNEETKEEKIPVIQKRPRDSESEVVVQNSIVKLVIDSQSGLLKSIEMNGVSQEIVQNFGIYKTNTSCAYTFRQEDELKSVHESIEFSIYEGSLVKEIHQHVNEWISQVIRLYEGVNRVEFEWMVGPIPLDGDVGGEIVTNFQSGISSKGVFYTDSNGREMIKREKDKREDFVSDLSLQPIGGNFYPVTSRIALQDDSHRLVLLTDRSQAGTSLEDGQLEMILHRRLLFNDGGGVGEPLNEEQFGKGLIARGKLYLILKSVEDGDTSSERVMEKELSLPFWKFFSTAGKDGRVSLDSLPDFNDLPESIHLLTLESFTETEVLLRLENFLDATEGGPVTFNIRHIFDSLNGVEIRETTLDGNLPLSEMKRFKFQAQKSGNPPTALEYTTVQFKPLEASELDEASKFSVLLNPMQIRTFIIKTA, from the exons ATGATCAATATCCATCTGGTTCCCCACTCCCACAACGATGTAGGTTGGCTTAAGACAGTAGATCAATCCTACTACGGCTACAAGAACGCCATCCACCACGCTGCCGTTCAGTATATACTAGATAATGTGGTGACTGAGCTCATAAAGGACCCCAAGCGGCGATTCATTCAGGTGGAGACCGCCTTCTTTGCCAAGTGGTGGAAGGTGCAGTCAGAAACCATGCGCCAGGTGGTGAGGAAGCTAGTGAACGAGGGACGCTTCGAGTTCACGGGTGGAGCCTGGAGCATGAACGATGAAGCTTCTGTAAACTACCAGGAAGTGATTGATCAATTCACTGTTGGATTAAA atTCCTGAACGAAACCTTTGGTGCCTGTGCCCGGCCTCGAGTTGGCTGGCAGATTGACACTTTTGGCCATTCCCGAGAACAAGCGGCCATTTTTGCCAATATGGGCTTCGATGGCCAGTTCTTTTCGCGGATGGACCACAACGACAAGGACACCCGTCTGGAGAACCTCTCTATGGAGATGGTTTGGGAGGCCAGCGAATCACTCAGCGGCTTGGAGCTCTTCTCCGGCCTGCTTTACAACTTCTACTCGGATACTCCGGGCTTTTGCTTTGACGTACTCTGTGATGATGAGCCGATTATCGATGGCAAGGGTCCCAGCAACAATGTTGAGTCTAGGGTAGACGAGTTCCTCGACTATGCCGAGGAGGTATCCAGCCATTTTCAAACCAATCACATTATGATACCCATGGGTGGGGATTTCCAATACGAGGATGCCAGAATGAACTACAAAAACATGGACAAGCTTATTAg ATATGTCAACGAACGTCAAGCCAATGGATCCATCTATAACATCTTCTACTCCACCCCGAGCTGCTACTTGAATTCCCTTCATCGAAGCCTGAAGTCGTGGCCCAGCAAGACCCTGGACTTCTTTCCATATGCCCACGAAAGTTGGAGCTTTTGGACAGGATACTTTTCGTCGCGACCAACCCAGAAGCGCTTTGTACGTGAAGGAAACCAGTTTCTCCAGGTGGTCAAGCAACTGAGTCTGCTGGCCCATCTCTCCAGCGACCAGCAGACCGAGGACCTAGACTATTTGAGGCAAATAATGGGAGTGATGCAGCACCACGATGCCATCACGGGAACCGAGAGGCAGGCCGTCTCCGATGACTACGATCGCTTGACCTATGATGCTATTGTGGGAGCAGCCAACAACGCCCGCGATGCTCTCAGAATCCTTACCAACCTGCCCGATGGGGAGTTCGAGAGCTGCCTCAGGCTGAACATCAGCGAGTGTGCCTTCACCAAGGACGGCGCGGACAACGTAATGGTGACCTTTTACAATCCCTTGGCCCATGAGACGTCTCAGTACATACGCATACCCGTCTTAGAAGAAAATTACGAAGTGACTGACGAGAGAGGAAACAAGGTTCCTTCTGAGATTCTTCCAGTTCCTTGGCAGGTTCTGGCTTTGGAGCACCGACCCAATAATACACAGCACGAGCTGGTTTTCAAAGCAACAGCCAATAAAGTTGCCaactattttataaaaaagaatGAGGAAACAAAGGAAGAAAAAATCCCTGTCATTCAAAAGAGACCTCGTGATTCTGAATCTGAAGTTGTGGTACAGAACTCG ATCGTTAAGTTAGTTATAGATAGTCAATCAGGACTTCTGAAGAGCATCGAAATGAACGGAGTTTCCCAGGAAATTGTGCAAAACTTTGGAATATACAAAACAAACACCTCTTGCGCGTACACCTTTCGGCAGGAAGATGAGCTCAAGTCAGTTCACGAAAGCATTGAGTTCAGTATTTACGAAGGATCTTTGGTCAAGGAAATCCATCAGCATGTCAACGAGTGGATTTCGCAGGTGATTCGACTTTACGAAGGTGTCAACCGTGTGGAGTTCGAATGGATGGTCGGACCAATCCCCCTGGATGGCGATGTAGGTGGTGAAATAGTTACCAACTTCCAGAGCGGGATTTCGTCAAAGGGTGTCTTTTACACCGATTCTAATGGTCGTGAGATGATAAAGCGCGAAAAAGACAAGCGTGAGGACTTTGTTTCCGACTTGAGCCTCCAACCCATAGGCGGAAACTTCTATCCAGTCACTTCACGCATTGCTCTGCAGGATGACAGCCATCGCTTGGTCCTGCTGACGGATCGATCGCAGGCGGGGACGAGCCTAGAGGATGGCCAGCTTGAAATGATCCTACATCGCCGGCTGCTATTCAACGATGGCGGTGGTGTGGGTGAGCCTCTGAACGAGGAGCAGTTTGGCAAGGGATTGATTGCCAGAGGAAAATTGTACCTTATTTTGAAATCCGTTGAAGATGGAGACACTAGCTCTGAACGGGTGATGGAGAAGGAGCTGTCACTTCCCTTCTGGAAGTTTTTCAGCACAGCTGGTAAAGATGGTAGGGTTTCTTTAGACTCATTACCTGATTTCAATGATCTTCCGGAGTCAATTCACCTGCTAACCCTGGAATCCTTTACTGAAACTGAAGTTCTGCTTCGCCTCGAAAACTTTTTGGATGCAACAGAAGGAGGTCCAGTTACCTTTAACATTCGCCACATCTTCGACAGCCTCAATGGAGTGGAGATCAGGGAGACTACTTTGGATGGGAACTTGCCTCTCAGCGAGATGAAGCGTTTCAAATTCCAAGCTCAGAAATCCGGAAATCCACCCACAGCTTTGGAATACACTACCGTCCAGTTCAAGCCATTAGAGGCGAGTGAGCTTGATGAAGCCTCAAAGTTTTCTGTATTATTGAATCCGATGCAAATTCGCACTTTTATCATTAAAACTGCATAG
- the LOC108126821 gene encoding lysosomal alpha-mannosidase-like, with the protein MKYLGVLFVALLALQAKSAQAVCGYESCHETKSNMVNIHLVPHSHDDVGWLKTVDQYFYGHKNNIQHAGVQYIIDTVIAELIKNPDRRFIQVETSFFSKWWSEQSETVKEIVKKLVNEGRLQFTNGAWSMNDEAAVNYQSVIDQFSLGLKFLDDTFGTCGRPTVGWQIDPFGHSREQASLYAQMGYDGEFFSRMDHNDKGRRMADLALEMVWDASESLDIKLFTGLLYTFYWDTPGFCFDVHCSDDPIIDTKSYDNNVKSRVDDFIAYAAQVAEKFRTNHIMIPMGGDFQYEDAEVNFKNMDKLIKYINERQSSGSKYNIIYSTPACYLHSVHQSVQSYPNKTQDFFPYGSDSNSFWTGYFSSRPTQKRFERDGNHILQVAKELSVFADLNSEQQKEDLNYLRQIMGVMQHHDAITGTEKQAVSNDYDRLLYDAILGGTNLARDALRKLTPYPNGEFQSCLNMNISDCAYTKDNADNLIVTLYNPLAHTTKQYVRLPVKNENFQVTDDKGRVVASELVPVSQQIIDLEFRETDTQYELVFKATVDKIANYYVKKVESTSAAQPLKVVKSVSGETREDGETVVQTSTIKLTIDNNSGLLKTVEMNGVSENIEQSFGVYRTYDSGAYLFRQYNQGDFVIQDGGVDFTVYEGSQVVEIHQVFSEYVSQVIRLYEDCETIEFDWQVGPIPREEEFGNEVVIVFSSEIESKGVFYTDANGRELLKREKDKREDFNSELDRQPTAGNYYPITSRIALQDSKKRLAILNDRAQGGSSMKDGQIELMLHRRLVRDDGLGVDEVLNEEKYGQPLIARGKVFLVLNSAEESTAAEREWEKEHHLPLWKFFSKNSGSTSSPVKSLPTFDDFPKSVHLLTLEPFNDGEVLLRVENFMDHTEGKVVSFNIRPLFDYLNGEEIRETTLDGNLPLSDMKRFKFHAEGSGVMSSEPEYYTSDHKPLEVSASQEASAFAVTLKPMQIRTFIVKTK; encoded by the exons ATGAAGTATCTGGGAGTCCTGTTTGTCGCCTTATTGGCTCTTCAGGCCAAGTCAGCACAGGCTGTCTGTGGTTATGAG TCATGCCACGAAACGAAGTCAAATATGGTGAACATCCACTTGGTGCCGCACTCCCACGATGACGTGGGCTGGTTGAAGACCGTAGACCAGTATTTCTATGGACACAAGAACAACATCCAGCACGCCGGAGTCCAGTACATCATCGACACTGTGATCGCCGAGCTGATCAAGAACCCCGATCGCCGTTTCATCCAGGTGGAGACCTCCTTCTTCTCCAAGTGGTGGTCCGAGCAGTCGGAGACCGTCAAGGAGATCGTGAAGAAGCTGGTCAACGAGGGTCGCCTGCAGTTCACCAATGGAGCCTGGAGCATGAACGACGAGGCTGCCGTGAACTACCAGAGTGTGATCGATCAGTTTTCTCTCGGCTTGAA ATTCCTGGATGATACCTTCGGTACTTGCGGACGTCCGACCGTCGGCTGGCAAATCGATCCTTTCGGCCACTCCCGCGAACAGGCCTCGCTCTACGCCCAGATGGGCTACGATGGCGAGTTCTTTTCCCGCATGGACCACAACGACAAGGGCAGGCGGATGGCCGACCTCGCCTTGGAGATGGTTTGGGATGCCAGCGAGTCTTTGGACATCAAGCTCTTCACCGGACTTCTGTACACTTTCTACTGGGACACCCCTGGATTCTGTTTTGATGTCCACTGCAGCGATGATCCAATCATCGATACTAAAAGCTACGACAACAACGTCAAGTCCAGAGTCGACGATTTTATTGCCTACGCTGCCCAAGTGGCTGAGAAGTTCCGTACGAACCACATCATGATTCCCATGGGAGGTGACTTCCAGTACGAAGATGCTGAGGTGAACTTCAAGAACATGGACAAGCTGATCAA GTACATAAATGAACGCCAGTCAAGTGGATCGAAGTACAACATCATCTACTCCACTCCGGCGTGCTACCTGCACTCGGTCCACCAGAGTGTGCAGTCCTATCCGAACAAGACCCAGGACTTCTTCCCCTACGGCAGTGACTCCAACAGCTTCTGGACCGGATATTTCAGCTCTCGGCCAACTCAGAAGCGCTTCGAGCGCGACGGCAACCACATCCTGCAAGTGGCCAAGGAACTCAGTGTCTTCGCTGATTTGAACAGCGAGCAGCAGAAAGAGGACCTCAACTACCTCCGCCAGATCATGGGAGTGATGCAGCACCACGACGCCATCACCGGTACCGAGAAACAAGCCGTGTCCAACGATTACGATCGTCTTCTTTACGACGCCATTCTGGGAGGAACCAACCTGGCCCGCGATGCTCTGAGGAAGCTGACACCCTATCCTAACGGAGAGTTCCAGAGCTGCCTCAACATGAACATCAGCGACTGTGCCTACACCAAGGACAACGCCGATAACCTGATCGTAACCCTGTACAATCCTCTGGCCCACACCACCAAGCAGTACGTGCGCCTTCCCGTCAAGAACGAGAACTTCCAGGTGACCGACGACAAGGGACGCGTGGTGGCCTCCGAGCTGGTGCCAGTATCCCAGCAGATCATTGATCTGGAGTTCCGTGAAACCGACACACAGTACGAGTTAGTTTTCAAGGCTACCGTCGACAAGATCGCCAACTACTACGTCAAGAAGGTTGAGAGTACGAGTGCTGCCCAGCCCCTCAAGGTCGTCAAGTCAGTCAGTGGAGAGACCCGTGAGGATGGCGAGACTGTCGTGCAGACTTCG ACAATCAAACTGACGATCGACAACAACTCTGGTCTTCTGAAAACTGTTGAAATGAACGGCGTTTCCGAGAATATTGAGCAGAGCTTCGGTGTTTATCGGACCTACGATTCCGGGGCATACCTCTTCCGTCAATACAACCAAGGAGATTTTGTGATTCAGGATGGCGGCGTTGATTTCACTGTTTATGAAGGATCTCAAGTCGTGGAGATTCACCAGGTGTTTAGCGAATATGTCTCGCAGGTTATCCGCCTTTACGAGGACTGTGAAACTATTGAATTCGACTGGCAGGTCGGTCCAATTCCACGCGAGGAGGAATTCGGAAACGAAGTTGTCATCGTCTTCAGCAGTGAAATTGAATCCAAGGGCGTGTTCTACACTGACGCCAATGGCCGAGAGCTCCTCAAGCGTGAGAAGGACAAGCGTGAGGACTTTAACTCTGAGCTTGATAGGCAGCCTACTGCTGGAAACTACTACCCGATCACTTCCCGCATCGCCCTGCAGGACAGCAAGAAGCGATTGGCTATCCTGAACGATCGCGCCCAAGGAGGATCCAGCATGAAGGACGGTCAGATCGAGCTCATGCTGCACCGACGACTTGTCCGTGATGATGGTCTGGGAGTGGACGAGGTCTTGAACGAAGAGAAGTACGGACAGCCTCTTATTGCCCGCGGCAAGGTCTTCCTCGTACTGAACTCTGCCGAGGAATCTACCGCCGCTGAACGCGAGTGGGAGAAGGAGCACCACCTGCCCCTCTGGAAGTTCTTCAGCAAGAACTCTGGAAGCACCAGCTCCCCTGTCAAATCCCTTCCCACCTTCGATGACTTCCCCAAGTCCGTCCATCTGCTCACCCTAGAACCCTTCAATGATGGAGAGGTTCTCCTGCGTGTTGAGAACTTCATGGATCACACCGAAGGCAAGGTCGTCAGCTTCAACATTCGTCCTCTCTTCGACTATCTGAACGGCGAGGAAATTCGTGAAACTACTCTGGACGGAAACCTGCCCCTTAGCGACATGAAGCGATTTAAGTTCCACGCCGAGGGCTCTGGAGTAATGAGTTCTGAACCTGAGTACTACACTTCCGACCACAAGCCTCTGGAAGTCAGTGCGTCGCAGGAGGCTTCTGCATTTGCCGTCACCTTGAAGCCAATGCAGATCCGTACTTTTATTGTTAAGACAAAGTAA